A window from Ascaphus truei isolate aAscTru1 unplaced genomic scaffold, aAscTru1.hap1 HAP1_SCAFFOLD_1255, whole genome shotgun sequence encodes these proteins:
- the LOC142475497 gene encoding paraneoplastic antigen Ma1 homolog, with protein sequence MTLPSCQKVRDWARQMRTPARRAVAVTQVPMALPLETLQTALQQLPGFAKARLVDVLIDQDAKWNTLLVDCRRDLVVLEPVVPQYLLLLNSLPGGSPLVYPLRDPPVEELGDDDPTLPFAHYPASEAGRCPSESSYPGSSVSEEAGLRSDMLQKLNDKIDRLTTPSSLPPLVEALTLATHSQNYRKLKAFSETLPVPRWDRPLERTHSGVMEEWSCTNVVKRQRLMECLRPPASTLISIHREQYPDLTSRMMIEFLVEAYSTTEDDGAMWAKYYVINQKEGEDLSAYIHRVQISLGPLLHHKYVTASQMDEYLRKQYLRGSSPSHPIANMIRDNLTRGPPPSFIKLLQQVKEHETHLMLHSPQKPAAPNPREVQRRRRIL encoded by the coding sequence ATGACCCTTCCCTCGTGTCAGAAAGTACGCGACTGGGCGCGGCAGATGCGAACGCCCGCCCGCCGCGCAGTGGCTGTGACCCAAGTACCCATGGCCCTACCCTTAGAGACATTACAAACGGCCCTCCAACAactaccgggttttgccaaagcccgcctggtagatgtCCTCATAGACCAAGAcgctaagtggaacaccttgctagtagaTTGCCGGCGAGATCTAGTGGTCCTCGAACCTGTGGTTCCTCAATATCTGCTGCTTCTCAACTCTCTGCCCGGCGGCAGCCCCCTTGTCTACCCACTCCGGGACCCCCCTGTGGAGGAACTGGGTGACGACGATCCTACGCTTCCCTTTGCGCACTACCCCGCGAGCGAAGCGGGCCGCTGTCCGTCAGAATCTAGCTATCCAGGGTCTAGCGTATCCGAAGAAGCAGGGTTGCGTAGTGACATGCTGCAGAAACTAAATGATAAGATAGACCGGTTAACCACCCCATCAAGTTTACCTCCGTTAGTAGAAGCGCTCACCCTGGCCACGCATTCTCAGAACTACAGGAAATTGAAGGCCTTCTCTGAGACTCTACCTGTACCCAGATGGGATAGACCCCTGGAAAGAACACACTCGGGGgtaatggaagaatggtcctGTACCAACGTCGTGAAACGCCAACGACTCATGGAGTGTTTGAGACCCCCGGCGTCCACCCTGATTAGCATCCACCGAGAACAGTATCCCGACCTGACCTCTCGGATGATGATCGAGTTCCTCGTCGAGGCCTATAGCACGACCGAGGATGATGGAGCCatgtgggccaaatactatgtCATCAAccagaaggagggagaagatTTGTCTGCCTACATTCACCGCGTGCAAATTTCATTAGGGCCCCTGTTGCATCATAAGTACGTAACCGCCTCACAGATGGATGAATATCTCCGTAAACAATACCTACGGGGATCCAGTCCTAGTCACCCTATTGCGAACATGATACGTGATAACCTCACTCGAGGGCCTCCCCCCTCGTTTATCAAACTattacagcaagtcaaagagcacgaaaCGCATCTCATGCTTCACTCCCCACAGAAGCCAGCAGCCCCAAACCCAAGGGAGGTGCAGAGAAGAAGGAGGATCCTCTGA